The nucleotide sequence CCACCGATACCATACCCGAGCAGATTGCCCTCATTAAGACTCTGGAAGAAAAGGGCTACACCTACCAAACCGCTGACGGCCTATATTTTGATACATCCAAATTTAAGGATTACACCAAACTGTCCCATCAGGATCTTGAGGCCCTTAAGGAAGGCGCTCGGGTCGAACGCAACCCGGAAAAACGCAATCCCACGGATTTTGCCCTCTGGAAATTTTCCCCGCAGGGTTCAAAACGGCAGATGGAATGGGACTCCCCATGGGGCGTGGGCTTTCCCGGCTGGCATCTGGAATGCTCAGCCATGAGCATGAAATTTTTAGGTGAGCAGTTGGACATTCACTGCGGCGGCACCGATCATATTGATGTTCACCACACCAATGAAATTGCTCAATCTGAAGCGGCCACGGGCAAACCTTTTTTCAATTTCTGGATGCACGGCGCTTTTCTGATCATTCAGGGTGGGAAAAAAATGGCCAAAAGCGAGGGAAATTTTCTGACACTTGAAAATGCGTTTCTGAAAAAGGATATCAATCCGTTGGTTTATCGCTTTGCATCATTTTTAACCCATTACCGCAAACCCATGGAATACAGCGATGAGGGCATCGAAGCCGCCCGTAATGGCCTGCTGCATGTCCAAAATCAGGTGCGCCAAATAGCCGCTGCCGGCATCGACTCTGAAACTGGTATTAACACTGAATTTAAAAATAAATTTACTGAAATCATCAATGATGATTTGAATATGCCCCGGGCGATGGCCGTGATCCAGGAAATGCTAAAAAGCAAAATCAGTGATGCTCAAAAGTACCGCACGATAATGGATTTTGATCGGGTGATGGGATTGGGCTTGGATCAACTT is from Desulfobacterales bacterium and encodes:
- the cysS gene encoding cysteine--tRNA ligase, which gives rise to MHVYLYNSLTRKKQLFEPIDTGAVGLYTCGPTVYNYAHIGNLRTYIFEDILKRVLLYNGYAVKHVMNITDVGHLTGDRDMGEDKMEAGAAREGKSAWDIAEYYTQSFKKDIEHLNILAPDIWVKATDTIPEQIALIKTLEEKGYTYQTADGLYFDTSKFKDYTKLSHQDLEALKEGARVERNPEKRNPTDFALWKFSPQGSKRQMEWDSPWGVGFPGWHLECSAMSMKFLGEQLDIHCGGTDHIDVHHTNEIAQSEAATGKPFFNFWMHGAFLIIQGGKKMAKSEGNFLTLENAFLKKDINPLVYRFASFLTHYRKPMEYSDEGIEAARNGLLHVQNQVRQIAAAGIDSETGINTEFKNKFTEIINDDLNMPRAMAVIQEMLKSKISDAQKYRTIMDFDRVMGLGLDQLDQAEALPEAVEKLVAARQQARQEKDFATSDQLRAEIEALGYQVQDTPDGMNVVKK